The sequence GTACTCGGACTCGAACCGAGGGCCTCCGCGTCCCAAACGCGGCGCGCTAGCCAACTGCGCCATACCCCGAAATCTTGTCTACTTAGACAAGGCGTATTTTATCATAATCTTTTACCTTTGCCTATCAACACTCCTGTCAAATCTTGCTTTCTTATCCAGCCAAACTCTCTACTATCTATACTCAAAGCCTGATTGTCTCCTTCCACCCAAATCCTATCCCCCTCAACCTGCTTAACTCTCTTAATCATCAGGCCTTCAGGACTCTCAAAAACTACTACCCTATCGATCAGCCTCTCTCCTCTGGGCAATAAAAAACTCTGGACAAGTACCAGTCTATCTGGCCTTAAGCTCGGGGACATACTCTCTCCGCGAATTCTTAAAACCCTCAAGCCAATCAATCGGATTAAGCCTGAAGATTATCAATCACCGCTTGATAGCTGTAGCCAGGCTTAGTCTGAGCAAAAGCATGACCTACCCTATCAACAGCCTCGATCAGATTCTGAGCATCCTTGATCTCCATTGTCTTCTTGGCTTGACTAGCTGCCTTGGTCGCCTGCCAAAATAATTGATGCAGATCGGACACAACCTCCAAATGATCTGGCTTGAAGTAGTCAGTCCAAAGCACCCATAGATGATGTTTGACTAGCTCAGCTCTCTCCTCCTTGATCATCACTGCGCGCTGACGAAATATCTCGTCCTCACTGGCTTTATACTTCTCCACTGCGTTATATACAGCCTGAGCCTCAATCCGTGCTTGCGCAGGGTCATAAACTCCACAAAACAAATCACAATGAGCATAAACCTCAGGCACTCTACTACCTATCTGCTCTCCAAAAAAACCAATTAATTTCTTCATATACCCATTGTAGCTTAAATAATCTCAAAACAAAATCTCATCAAAGATCCTACCACGGTAAATAATCTTGCCAAACACTATGATTTATGGTATCTTTGTAAGGTCACAGCTTTTCAATAGTATATCCAAAATTGCATGCCAAAGAAACTTAACCCAAAACAAGATATCATCCTTTTCGTCGGGACAGTTTCCCCGCGATCTAAAGATTACTTTGATCAAGCCGTAAAATCTTTGGAATCTGAATTGAGTAGAAAACTTCATGTAATCTATATAGTCGAGAAACGCAAGCAAGAAAAGTCTAACCTGCCAAGTGATCTTGAAATCATTCGTGTCAACACCTTATCATCTCTCCAACTAGAAAAAGCCCTCTTGCCTATCCAAGATCGCCTCCTGGCAATCACTAGCTACGCCGAAAACAACATTCCCTATCTCCGTAATGTCATCCCCCATGTTCCTTACCTATTGACACCCACTATGGAATCACTCAATTGGGCCAATGACAAGATCTCTATGCGTAGACGTTTTCGTGCTTACAACCCAAAGATTAGCCCAAACTATTCCGTAGTCTATGACACCAAGCCAGAAACTATCAATAGAGTTGTCAAAAAACTCGGATTTCCCTGTATCATCAAGCCATCTGGTCTAGCTGCAAGTGTCCTCGTAACTGTTTGCTATGATCGTGAAGAACTTGAAAAATCACTCAAGCAAGTATTGGGACAAGTCAAACGAGTCTATCGAATCAGAGGCAGATTGACTGAGCCAAAAGTCCTTGTCGAACAATACTTTGAAGGTACGCTTTATTCGACTGATATCTACATCGATGCCTTTGGCAATACCTATCCTACACCACTCACCCATATTACTACTGGTCAAGATGCTGGTCGGGAAGACTTCTATGGATACATTCAACGTACTCCTGCAATCTTGCCAAAACGTAAACAAGATAAAGCCATTGATGTCGCAATACAAGGTGTCCATGCCCTAGGCCTGAGGAACACAATCTCACATGTAGAATTGCTCAAAACAAATCAAGGCTGGAAGTTAGTGGAAATTGGAGCAAGAATGGGTGGATTCCGCAACTATCTCTATGAAAAAGCTTATGGTATTGACCATGGCAAGAATGATTTATTGATTAGAATTGGCAAAAAGCCTAAGATCAAGCAACGAATCATCAGCCATGCTAATGTGATGAAGATGTACCCAAAGACAGAAGGCAA comes from Candidatus Saccharibacteria bacterium and encodes:
- the sodN gene encoding superoxide dismutase, Ni → MKKLIGFFGEQIGSRVPEVYAHCDLFCGVYDPAQARIEAQAVYNAVEKYKASEDEIFRQRAVMIKEERAELVKHHLWVLWTDYFKPDHLEVVSDLHQLFWQATKAASQAKKTMEIKDAQNLIEAVDRVGHAFAQTKPGYSYQAVIDNLQA
- a CDS encoding ATP-grasp domain-containing protein; translated protein: MPKKLNPKQDIILFVGTVSPRSKDYFDQAVKSLESELSRKLHVIYIVEKRKQEKSNLPSDLEIIRVNTLSSLQLEKALLPIQDRLLAITSYAENNIPYLRNVIPHVPYLLTPTMESLNWANDKISMRRRFRAYNPKISPNYSVVYDTKPETINRVVKKLGFPCIIKPSGLAASVLVTVCYDREELEKSLKQVLGQVKRVYRIRGRLTEPKVLVEQYFEGTLYSTDIYIDAFGNTYPTPLTHITTGQDAGREDFYGYIQRTPAILPKRKQDKAIDVAIQGVHALGLRNTISHVELLKTNQGWKLVEIGARMGGFRNYLYEKAYGIDHGKNDLLIRIGKKPKIKQRIISHANVMKMYPKTEGKIIKISGLEEIQRLESYQKHDQNSKVGDEALFALHGGMSVIDVYLANKDRSKLIADNRRVEKLLDIQVTTQKLDINQLILEADQKSLPVVENELPTLTNANQILTDREEEQTNNSPS